The Falco rusticolus isolate bFalRus1 chromosome 4, bFalRus1.pri, whole genome shotgun sequence genome includes the window AGCACATGGGGACCCTCTGAGCATGGCACCCCAGGTACCATGGGAGCAGGACCAGAGGTGGGTCCCTCAACCTCAGACACCATGTGGAACAAGATCAGAGGTGGGTCCCTCACCCCAGGCACAATTCCTgcacaggagcaggagcagaggtggaTCCATCACTCCTGGGTGCTGCCGGAGCATGAGGAGGTGGGTCCATCACCCCTGGGCACCATGGAGATCAGGACCAGAGCTGATGCCTCAGGGAGTCCCAGATGTACCAGGAAGCCCCCCAAAATGTTTATGGAAGCCATCCAGATGTGGCAGACACCCCCCCGCAATGTGCCAGGAAGACCCAAAAATGTACTGTGGAGCCTGCCAGATGTGCCCAGATGCCAGCCAGATGCAATAGGGAGCCTCCTCAAACACTCAAGGCAGGTAACCCCCCCAGATATGCCAGAGCGCCCCTCCCGATGTGCCTGGGACCACCCCCAGATGTGGCCTGGCATCCCCAGATGTGCCTGAGATCCCCCCATATGAGCTGGAAATCTCCCCAGATGTGTTAAAACATCCACAAATGTTCCAAGGCACCCCCCCTCTGTGTCAGTGCACCCACAGATGTGCACAGGAGCCCCCCAGGTGTGCCAGGGCACTCCCAGATAtgcctgggacccccccagATGTGTTTGGAACTAGCCCCAGatgtggcagagctgccccccccaactttgggggtggggtgggagctgggagggcagcaggtTTCCttgtgtgcctcagtttccccattgAGAAACAGGGCCACAACCAGCTGGGGTGGGGCTGGAGATCCCCAGGGaccatgtccctgagcaggGGTGTTGGGGGTCCCAAGGgaccccagtgcccccccccccccccccagcaggaaTCATCCAGCAGCAATTCCCTCCAGGATGTAAAACCTCTCTGGGACAAAAGGGTGACAAAGTTGGGGAGGGGAACAATGACACAGGTCACAACCTGCCACCAAAGCCACATCAAAGTTGACCGGAACCACCAGcatcctcctccagcaccccGGGGGGCTTTGTAGGGCCCCCTTTTATGGGGGTGATTTGCATTTACAACCAGCCACCGGGGTTTTAtaggctggggggaggggggcacctACACCCCATGGTGGTCAGCTTGACacacccatttaaaaaaaaaaaaaaaaaaaaaagaaaattcccttAACCCTGCCCATGCCTGGGTTTGGGACACTCACGCGGTGACGAAGTCGAGAACAGCGGCGGTGGTGGCCCGGGCGATGGATTGGATGGCTGGGACATCACGGCAGCCGTAGGTGTCCCCACAGTGAGCGTAGACCCCCACCAGTGTCACCTCCTCTGGAGCGTCCTGGGCGATGGCCCGTGCCAGCGCCATGGCAGCGGGGTCCGTGGGCCGCACGCCGGCTGCCAGCCAGGGGGACAGTCCAGGCATGGctcaggggtgctgggggggctctgggggcctgtgctggggtggggtggggatgggggattgtggggtggggggatgtgGGGCATCACCCTCCATGGAGCACAGTGGGGGggtaaggaagagaaaataggGTTTCGGGAGGGGTGGGTGTCCCACCACAGGGGCTTTGGGGCACCTCTACCCCATGGCACATCCTTGAATAATGActttggggggcagggggttaAATACCCCATCctgatggagctgctggggggacACGGGGCACCCCTCCCCACAGAGCAACCTTGAACAGTGACTTCTGGGGGGGTCTGCAATGCCCCATCCTGGTTGAGATCATGGACTGACATGGGGCATCCTTTGCTATGGAGCATCTTTGAAAAGTgactttggggggggggagaggggttTAGGTGCCCCATCCTGCTAGAGATGGTGGTTCTGGGGGCTTTGAGGGACGTGGGGCATCCCTACCCAATGGAACCTCCTCAAAGAATGActttgggggtgggtgggggctTCAAATGTCCTGTCCTGGTTGAgatggtggggctggggggggccaTGGCACATCCCACCTCCCAGAGCATCCTGGGGTGAAAACACCCTTGGAGAAGACACGTGATGCCCCATCAatgcctccccccaccccaacacaCCCCAGGCGCTAGTGGGGTTTCACGGGGGGCTGCTtttggtggggcagggggtcaCCTACCCCTGCCATTCCCGCAGTCGAGCTTCAGCCAGACGAGCCAGCGCTTGCCGgggggcagtgggtgctggCGCAGGAGGGCCAGGGCCTGGGGGCTGTcgaggaggagctggaaggcCTGGAGGCGCTGGGCCAGGGCGGCACACTCCTCCAGCCGCCCCCCTGGCAGCGGGTAGGCGTAGAGGATGTCATCGAAGCCCCCCGCCGCGAAAAACCGGGCTTCGGCCAAGGTGGAGACCACGATGCCTCGGCGGGTGCCACCTGTTGCCAGCTCGGCACCTTctctgggggggggtgggggtgagggggtgaTAGGGGGTGCTGAGTGGtgctggaggggatgggggggatgtTGGGAGGGATACGgggaggatgctggggggaGGATGAGGGGTGCTGGGAAAGTTGCTGGAGGTATACTGGGGTACTGGAAGGATACTGGGGGTGAAGTTGGAAGGcatggagaaggaagggggatGCTCGGAAGGATGTTGGGAGGATGCCGGAGGAATGATGGGGGATGCTGAGGGGGTGCTGGGAGGATGCTGGGAGGatactgggaggctgctgctgtagaAGGTGAGGGGTGCTAGGAGGATGCTGGGGGGCAGGTTGAGCAGTGCTGAGGGAGAGGATGGGGGATAGCGGTGGGGGGTTTTGAGGGGCACACTCACAGTGTCTTGTGGGTTTTGACATGGGGGCGCAGGCGGAGGCCAAGGGCCCGGCAGCGCTCCTGCATGCGCTCGGCATTGCGTCGCACTGTTGCCTGGTCCAGGGTCAACGCTGGGGtgggcagctgctccagggggGCTCCCagccacatgctgctgctgtggggagcagacagggagtgggggtgggggggtgggatggggagtgTGGGGgtgggctgccctgcagccactAAACACCCTAAACCTGTACCCCCCGTGCATCCCCCCAGAAAAAACCTGCACCCACCCTGGACTCATTTTGCATCCATGCCTACATCCAGCCCTGCATCCACCATGCACCCAATCtgcatccccc containing:
- the LOC119147360 gene encoding D-threo-3-hydroxyaspartate dehydratase-like isoform X1 gives rise to the protein MDGRTDSSSMWLGAPLEQLPTPALTLDQATVRRNAERMQERCRALGLRLRPHVKTHKTLEGAELATGGTRRGIVVSTLAEARFFAAGGFDDILYAYPLPGGRLEECAALAQRLQAFQLLLDSPQALALLRQHPLPPGKRWLVWLKLDCGNGRAGVRPTDPAAMALARAIAQDAPEEVTLVGVYAHCGDTYGCRDVPAIQSIARATTAAVLDFVTALRQAGVSCPQATIGSTPSCSHPVPEMAQLTELHPGNYLFYDLQQTLLGSCHLEEVAIRVLTRVIGHYPHRNQLLVDCGWAALSLHGRDQVPMGCAAIEGHPQLRLVGLTQEHGQVEAINGQLDFERFPLGSVLALIPFHACATAAMHPVYYVHAVGKVVELWHPVRGW
- the LOC119147360 gene encoding D-threo-3-hydroxyaspartate dehydratase-like isoform X2; translated protein: MDGRTDSSSMWLGAPLEQLPTPALTLDQATVRRNAERMQERCRALGLRLRPHVKTHKTLEGAELATGGTRRGIVVSTLAEARFFAAGGFDDILYAYPLPGGRLEECAALAQRLQAFQLLLDSPQALALLRQHPLPPGKRWLVWLKLDCGNGRAGVRPTDPAAMALARAIAQDAPEEVTLVGVYAHCGDTYGCRDVPAIQSIARATTAAVLDFVTALRQAGVSCPQATIGSTPSCSHPVPEMAQLTELHPGNYLFYDLQQTLLGSCHLEEVAIRVLTRVIGHYPHRNQLLVDCGWAALSLHGRDQAGGTDAGARPGGSHQWTVGF